The Musa acuminata AAA Group cultivar baxijiao chromosome BXJ1-3, Cavendish_Baxijiao_AAA, whole genome shotgun sequence genome window below encodes:
- the LOC135581100 gene encoding D-3-phosphoglycerate dehydrogenase 3, chloroplastic-like: MAGALLAPLPSAAAPEAFLRPSATTRALYSFSSSSFRFARSRSPFLGLRLSYPTNHWTLRSAGRGLRIEAAARPTVLVAEKLGEAGLALLRKFANVDCSYNLSLEELCAKISLCDALIVRSGTKVTPEVFEASKGRLKVVGRAGVGIDNVDLQAATESGCLVVNAPAANTVAAAEHGIALLVAMARNVAQADASMKAGKWQRNKYVGVSLVGKTLAVMGFGKVGSEVARRAKGLGMNVIAHDPYAPADRARAIGVELVSFDEAISTADFISLHMPLTPTTAKLFNDETFAKVKKGVRIINVARGGVIDEDALARALDNGTVAQAALDVFTVEPPPKDSKLVMHENVTVTPHLGASTVEAQEGVAVEIAEAVIGALKGELAATAVNAPMVPAEVLSELAPCVILAEKLGRLAVQLVAGGSGIKGVKVVYTSARDPDDLDTRILRAMITKGIIEPISSVFINIVNADYTAKQRGLRISEERIYRDSSLEAPLDSIQIHLTNVESKFASALSDSGDIVVEGRVKDGIPRLTLVGSFSVDVSLEGNAILCRNVDQPGNIGRVGKILGEQNVNISFMSVGRTAPRKQAIMAIGVDEEPDKETLKKIGEIPAIKEFVFLKL; encoded by the exons ATGGCCGGAGCTCTTCTCGCTCCCCTgccctccgccgccgcccctgAAGCCTTCCTCCGGCCCTCCGCCACCACCCGTGCCCTctactccttctcctcttcctccttccgttTTGCTCGCTCTCGTTCACCTTTCCTCGGCCTCCGCCTCTCCTACCCCACCAACCACTGGACCCTGCGGAGCGCTGGACGGGGACTTCGGATTGAGGCGGCGGCACGGCCGACAGTTCTGGTGGCCGAGAAGCTCGGGGAGGCCGGGCTGGCTCTGCTTCGGAAGTTCGCCAACGTGGACTGCTCGTACAACCTCTCGCTCGAGGAGCTTTGCGCTAAGATCTCGCTCTGCGATGCGCTGATCGTGCGGAGCGGGACCAAGGTGACGCCGGAGGTGTTTGAGGCCTCCAAGGGGCGGCTCAAAGTGGTGGGCAGGGCCGGGGTGGGGATCGACAATGTGGACCTCCAGGCTGCCACCGAGAGCGGGTGCCTCGTCGTCAACGCGCCCGCCGCGAACACGGTTGCCGCTGCCGAGCACGGGATCGCACTGCTTGTCGCTATGGCGAGGAACGTCGCGCAGGCTGACGCCTCCATGAAGGCCG GTAAATGGCAACGCAACAAATATGTTGGTGTCTCTCTGGTAGGAAAGACTTTAGCAGTAATGGGATTTGGGAAAGTTGGTTCAGAAGTTGCTAGACGAGCAAAAGGATTAGGGATGAACGTGATTGCTCATGATCCATATGCGCCTGCTGATAGAGCCCGTGCAATTGGAGTAGAGCTTGTATCATTTGATGAAGCAATATCCACTGCAGACTTCATATCGCTCCACATGCCACTGACTCCTACTACTGCAAAGCTTTTCAACGATGAAACATTTGCAAAAGTGAAAAAAGGAGTGAGAATCATTAATGTTGCCAGGGGTGGAGTTATTGATGAAGATGCCCTGGCTAGAGCACTTGATAATGGGACAGTTGCTCAG GCAGCACTTGATGTATTCACTGTAGAGCCACCACCAAAAGACAGTAAACTGGTGATGCATGAGAATGTTACTGTCACTCCTCACCTTGGAGCTAGTACTGTGGAGGCTCAG GAAGGTGTAGCTGTAGAAATAGCAGAGGCTGTTATCGGGGCATTGAAGGGTGAACTTGCTGCTACTGCTGTGAATGCCCCCATGGTTCCAGCTGAG GTTCTTTCTGAGCTAGCCCCTTGTGTTATCCTGGCAGAGAAGCTGGGCAGGCTTGCTGTCCAGCTAGTAGCTGGTGGAAGTGGCATCAAGGGGGTTAAGGTTGTGTACACATCAGCACGTGACCCTGATGACTTGGACACGAGGATTCTTCGTGCTATGATCACAAAGGGAATAATCGAACCCATATCCAGTGTCTTCATCAACATCGTCAATGCGGATTATACTGCCAAGCAGAGAGGTCTCCGCATCAGTGAAGAGAGGATTTATCGTGACAGCTCTCTTGAGGCCCCTCTCGACTCGATCCAGATTCATCTGACAAATGTAGAGTCTAAATTCGCCAGTGCCTTGTCTGATTCTGGTGATATAGTGGTGGAAGGAAGGGTGAAGGATGGCATACCGCGCCTTACCCTTGTAGGGTCTTTCAGTGTGGATGTAAGCCTTGAAGGGAATGCAATATTGTGCAGGAATGTTGATCAGCCTGGTAACATTGGACGGGTAGGAAAAATTCTTGGAGAGCAGAATGTGAACATCAGCTTTATGAGTGTGGGTAGGACTGCACCAAGGAAACAGGCCATAATGGCAATTGGTGTCGATGAGGAGCCAGATAAGGAAACTCTCAAGAAGATTGGTGAAATACCAGCTATCAAAGAGTTTGTGTTCCTTAAGCTATAG